The proteins below come from a single Mytilus edulis chromosome 5, xbMytEdul2.2, whole genome shotgun sequence genomic window:
- the LOC139522292 gene encoding uncharacterized protein encodes MILGLVVLLLVSVGAVPEVNHLIEIDHQGHTVAMDVIHDSEDKTVLAIVGDVSKYKNGIQTVNFHDYMTGYGALKDINKQTCVITKSPVPMGTDKQYRVGITTEVHDHILSLVPRKLTYDDVKTLAGPKVAAFCKDYTSLYADITPGNKQRRDADDAGSSMSYMWCVISTCFVNTAALDSALGK; translated from the exons ATGATACTTGGATTAGTTGTATTATTGCTTGTTAGTGTTGGAGCTGTCCCAGAA GTCAACCATTTAATAGAAATTGATCACCAAGGACACACAGTGGCTATGGATGTGATACATGACTCTGAGGACAAAACTGTCCTGGCTATAGTTGGGGATGTATCTAAATACAAGAATGGCATCCAAACAGTTAATTTCCACGATTATATGACC GGTTATGGCGCACTTAAAGATATTAACAAACAGACTTGTGTTATAACGAAATCTCCAGTACCAATGGGAACAGACAAGCAATACAGAGTC GGTATTACCACTGAGGTTCATGATCATATCCTAAGTTTAGTACCCAGGAAATTGACGTATGACGACGTTAAAACATTAGCTGGACCAAAAGTAGCAGCATTTTGTAAAGATTACACATCACTATACGCTGATATCACCCCTGGAAATAAACAGCGACGAG ATGCAGATGATGCTGGATCTAGTA TGTCCTACATGTGGTGTGTAATTTCAACTTGTTTTGTCAATACCGCAGCCTTAGATTCTGCTTTAGGAAAATAA
- the LOC139522293 gene encoding uncharacterized protein translates to MIIGLVTLLLVSVGASPEVNHLVEIDHQGFTVSMDVIHDSRAKTVLAIVGDVSKYKNGIQTVNFHDYNTGYGALKDINKQTCVITKSPVPMGTDKQYRVGITTEVHDHVLNLVPRKLTYDDVKTLAGPKVATFCKDYTSLYADITKANKQKRDADDAGSSMSYMWCVISRCIVNTSAFDTAMG, encoded by the exons ATGATTATTGGATTAGTCACATTGTTGCTTGTGAGTGTGGGAGCAAGCCCTGAA GTTAACCACTTAGTAGAAATTGATCATCAAGGATTCACAGTATCTATGGATGTGATACATGACTCTAGGGCCAAAACTGTCCTGGCTATTGTTGGGGATGTTTCTAAATACAAGAATGGCATCCAAACAGTTAATTTCCACGATTATAATACA GGTTATGGTGCACTTAAAGACATTAACAAACAGACATGTGTTATAACAAAATCTCCAGTACCAATGGGAACTGACAAGCAATACAGAGTC GGTATAACCACTGAGGTTCATGATCACGTCCTCAATTTAGTACCTAGAAAATTGACGTATGACGACGTTAAAACGTTAGCTGGACCAAAAGTAGCGACGTTTTGTAAAGATTACACATCACTATATGCTGACATCACCAAAGCCAACAAACAGAAGAGAG atGCAGACGATGCTGGATCTAGTA TGTCCTATATGTGGTGTGTCATTTCCAGATGTATAGTCAATACCTCAGCTTTCGATACTGCAATGGGATAA